One Flavobacteriales bacterium DNA window includes the following coding sequences:
- a CDS encoding (Fe-S)-binding protein, whose translation MSEGLNVRTMAEMMAAGETPGVLFWVGCAGSFDYRAKKITRAFVKLLNNAGVSFAVLGTEENCTGDPAKRAGNEFLFQMQAMLNIEVLNMYEVKNIVTTCPHCFNTLKNEYPELGGEYKVQHHSQFLQNLIENGRLTVEGGEFKGKRITFHDPCYLGRANNVYEAPRELIRKLDAELVEMRRCKSNGFCCGAGGAQMFKEPEKGNKDVNIERTEEALETKPEVIAAGCPFCNTMMTDGVKGADKEESVKVYDIAELLATAKDL comes from the coding sequence ATGAGTGAAGGACTGAATGTACGGACCATGGCCGAGATGATGGCCGCAGGGGAAACTCCAGGGGTTTTATTCTGGGTGGGATGCGCTGGCAGTTTTGACTACCGAGCAAAGAAGATCACCAGGGCTTTCGTGAAACTTCTAAATAACGCCGGAGTTTCTTTTGCCGTGCTGGGAACTGAGGAGAATTGCACGGGTGATCCGGCCAAACGCGCCGGTAATGAGTTCTTGTTTCAGATGCAGGCCATGCTGAATATCGAGGTCCTGAACATGTACGAAGTAAAGAACATCGTAACGACCTGCCCGCATTGCTTTAATACACTCAAGAACGAGTATCCCGAACTGGGTGGTGAGTATAAAGTGCAACACCACAGTCAATTTCTCCAGAATCTTATAGAAAACGGCCGCTTAACGGTAGAAGGTGGGGAGTTTAAAGGGAAGCGCATTACTTTCCACGACCCGTGTTATTTAGGCCGTGCAAATAACGTTTACGAAGCCCCTCGCGAACTCATAAGAAAGCTCGATGCCGAGTTGGTTGAAATGCGCCGTTGTAAATCGAACGGATTCTGCTGCGGAGCAGGTGGTGCCCAGATGTTCAAGGAACCTGAAAAGGGGAATAAGGACGTTAACATCGAGCGCACTGAAGAGGCGCTAGAAACCAAGCCTGAGGTCATTGCTGCCGGGTGTCCTTTCTGTAACACCATGATGACCGATGGAGTTAAGGGAGCCGACAAAGAAGAAAGTGTTAAAGTATACGACATCGCCGAATTACTGGCGACTGCAAAAGACTTGTAA